In a single window of the Lynx canadensis isolate LIC74 chromosome E2, mLynCan4.pri.v2, whole genome shotgun sequence genome:
- the CES1 gene encoding liver carboxylesterase 1 isoform X1, with the protein MMWLLALVLTSLTTSMTWAGHPSSPPVVDTSQGKVLGKHVSVEGFAQPVAVFLGIPFARPPLGSLRFAPPQPAEPWNFVKNTTSYPPMCSQDAVGGQVLSDLFTNRKENISLKFSEDCLYLNIYTPADLRKKNRLPVMVWIHGGGLMVGGASTYGGLVLSAHENVVVVTIQYRLGIWGYFSTGDEHSRGNWGQLDQVAALRWVQENIANFGGNPGSVTIFGESAGGISVSILVLSPLAKNLFHRAISESGVALTTALVKKDMKDAAQQIAFFAGCKTTTSAVTVRCLRQKTEEELLEISRKMKFFTIDLYGDPRESHPFLPIVVDGVLLPKMPEEILAEKKFNFVPYIIGINKHEFGWLLPKLMGYPLSEGKLDQKTAMSLLWKSYPLIGIPEELIPLAAEKYLEGTDDPVKKKDLFLEALGDVIFGVPSVTVARYHRDAGAPTYMYEFQYHPSFSSDMKPKTLIGDHGDELFSVFGAPFLKGGASEEEVRLSKTMMKFWANFARSGNPNGEGLPSWPAYDQKEGYLQIGATTQPAQKLKDKEVAFWTELLAQGAAKKPPHKEHVEL; encoded by the exons CAGGGCACCCGTCCTCACCTCCTGTGGTGGACACCTCTCAAGGCAAAGTCCTGGGCAAGCACGTCAGCGTAGAAGGATTTGCACAGCCTGTGGCCGTCTTCCTGGGAATCCCTTTTGCCAGGCCTCCTCTTGGATCCCTGAGGTTTGCTCCACCACAGCCTGCAGAGCCATGGAACTTCGTGAAGAATACCACCTCCTACCCTCCTAT GTGCTCCCAGGATGCAGTGGGAGGGCAGGTGCTGTCAGACCTCTTTACCAAcaggaaggaaaacatttctctCAAGTTTTCCGAAGACTGCCTGTACCTAAATATTTACACTCCTGCTGACTTGAGGAAGAAGAACAGGCTGCCG GTGATGGTGTGGATCCACGGAGGGGGTCTGATGGTGGGCGGAGCATCAACCTATGGTGGACTGGTCCTCTCTGCCCATGAAAATGTGGTGGTGGTGACCATTCAGTACCGCCTGGGCATCTGGGGATACTTCAG CACAGGGGACGAACACAGCCGGGGAAACTGGGGTCAGTTGGACCAGGTGGCCGCACTTCGCTGGGTCCAGGAGAACATTGCCAACTTTGGAGGGAACCCGGGTTCTGTCACTATCTTCGGAGAGTCAGCAGGAGGTATCAGCGTCTCTATTCTT GTGTTATCTCCACTGGCCAAGAACCTCTTCCACCGGGCCATCTCCGAGAGTGGCGTGGCCCTCACTACTGCCCTGGTCAAGAAAGACATGAAGGATGCAGCTCAG CAAATTGCTTTCTTTGCTGGGTGTAAAACCACCACCTCGGCTGTCACTGTTCGCTGCCTGCGccagaagacagaagaggagCTCCTGGAGATATCGCGGAAGATG AAATTTTTCACTATTGATTTATATGGAGACCCCAGAGAG AGCCATCCCTTCCTGCCCATCGTGGTGGACGGAGTACTGTTACCAAAGATGCCTGAAGAGATTCTGGCAGAAAAGAAATTCAACTTTGTTCCCTATATCATCGGAATCAACAAGCATGAGTTTGGTTGGCTTCTTCCAAAG CTGATGGGTTACCCACTCTCTGAAGGCAAGCTGGACCAGAAGACAGCCATGTCACTCCTGTGGAAGTCTTACCCGCTTATT GGCATCCCTGAGGAATTGATTCCACTGGCCGCTGAGAAGTATTTAGAAGGGACAGATGACCCTGTCAAAAAGAAAGACCTGTTCTTGGAAGCACTTGGAGATGTGATATTTGGTGTCCCATCTGTGACTGTGGCCCGTTACCACAGAG ATGCCGGAGCCCCCACGTACATGTATGAGTTCCAGTATCATCCAAGCTTCTCATCAGACATGAAACCCAAGACGTTGATAGGGGACCATGGCGATGAGCTGTTCTCAGTCTTCGGGGcaccatttttaaaag GAGGTGCTTCAGAAGAGGAGGTCAGACTCAGCAAGACGATGATGAAATTTTGGGCCAATTTTGCTCGGAGTGG GAACCCCAATGGGGAAGGACTGCCCTCTTGGCCGGCATATGACCAGAAGGAAGGGTATCTGCAGATTGGAGCCACCACTCAGCCGGCCCAGAAGCTGAAAGACAAGGAAGTGGCTTTCTGGACCGAGCTCCTGGCCCAGGGGGCAGCAAAAAAGCCACCCCACAAAGAGCACGTTGAGCTGTGA
- the CES1 gene encoding liver carboxylesterase 1 isoform X3, translating to MMWLLALVLTSLTTSMTWAGHPSSPPVVDTSQGKVLGKHVSVEGFAQPVAVFLGIPFARPPLGSLRFAPPQPAEPWNFVKNTTSYPPMCSQDAVGGQVLSDLFTNRKENISLKFSEDCLYLNIYTPADLRKKNRLPVMVWIHGGGLMVGGASTYGGLVLSAHENVVVVTIQYRLGIWGYFSTGDEHSRGNWGQLDQVAALRWVQENIANFGGNPGSVTIFGESAGGISVSILVLSPLAKNLFHRAISESGVALTTALVKKDMKDAAQQIAFFAGCKTTTSAVTVRCLRQKTEEELLEISRKMSHPFLPIVVDGVLLPKMPEEILAEKKFNFVPYIIGINKHEFGWLLPKLMGYPLSEGKLDQKTAMSLLWKSYPLIGIPEELIPLAAEKYLEGTDDPVKKKDLFLEALGDVIFGVPSVTVARYHRDAGAPTYMYEFQYHPSFSSDMKPKTLIGDHGDELFSVFGAPFLKGGASEEEVRLSKTMMKFWANFARSGNPNGEGLPSWPAYDQKEGYLQIGATTQPAQKLKDKEVAFWTELLAQGAAKKPPHKEHVEL from the exons CAGGGCACCCGTCCTCACCTCCTGTGGTGGACACCTCTCAAGGCAAAGTCCTGGGCAAGCACGTCAGCGTAGAAGGATTTGCACAGCCTGTGGCCGTCTTCCTGGGAATCCCTTTTGCCAGGCCTCCTCTTGGATCCCTGAGGTTTGCTCCACCACAGCCTGCAGAGCCATGGAACTTCGTGAAGAATACCACCTCCTACCCTCCTAT GTGCTCCCAGGATGCAGTGGGAGGGCAGGTGCTGTCAGACCTCTTTACCAAcaggaaggaaaacatttctctCAAGTTTTCCGAAGACTGCCTGTACCTAAATATTTACACTCCTGCTGACTTGAGGAAGAAGAACAGGCTGCCG GTGATGGTGTGGATCCACGGAGGGGGTCTGATGGTGGGCGGAGCATCAACCTATGGTGGACTGGTCCTCTCTGCCCATGAAAATGTGGTGGTGGTGACCATTCAGTACCGCCTGGGCATCTGGGGATACTTCAG CACAGGGGACGAACACAGCCGGGGAAACTGGGGTCAGTTGGACCAGGTGGCCGCACTTCGCTGGGTCCAGGAGAACATTGCCAACTTTGGAGGGAACCCGGGTTCTGTCACTATCTTCGGAGAGTCAGCAGGAGGTATCAGCGTCTCTATTCTT GTGTTATCTCCACTGGCCAAGAACCTCTTCCACCGGGCCATCTCCGAGAGTGGCGTGGCCCTCACTACTGCCCTGGTCAAGAAAGACATGAAGGATGCAGCTCAG CAAATTGCTTTCTTTGCTGGGTGTAAAACCACCACCTCGGCTGTCACTGTTCGCTGCCTGCGccagaagacagaagaggagCTCCTGGAGATATCGCGGAAGATG AGCCATCCCTTCCTGCCCATCGTGGTGGACGGAGTACTGTTACCAAAGATGCCTGAAGAGATTCTGGCAGAAAAGAAATTCAACTTTGTTCCCTATATCATCGGAATCAACAAGCATGAGTTTGGTTGGCTTCTTCCAAAG CTGATGGGTTACCCACTCTCTGAAGGCAAGCTGGACCAGAAGACAGCCATGTCACTCCTGTGGAAGTCTTACCCGCTTATT GGCATCCCTGAGGAATTGATTCCACTGGCCGCTGAGAAGTATTTAGAAGGGACAGATGACCCTGTCAAAAAGAAAGACCTGTTCTTGGAAGCACTTGGAGATGTGATATTTGGTGTCCCATCTGTGACTGTGGCCCGTTACCACAGAG ATGCCGGAGCCCCCACGTACATGTATGAGTTCCAGTATCATCCAAGCTTCTCATCAGACATGAAACCCAAGACGTTGATAGGGGACCATGGCGATGAGCTGTTCTCAGTCTTCGGGGcaccatttttaaaag GAGGTGCTTCAGAAGAGGAGGTCAGACTCAGCAAGACGATGATGAAATTTTGGGCCAATTTTGCTCGGAGTGG GAACCCCAATGGGGAAGGACTGCCCTCTTGGCCGGCATATGACCAGAAGGAAGGGTATCTGCAGATTGGAGCCACCACTCAGCCGGCCCAGAAGCTGAAAGACAAGGAAGTGGCTTTCTGGACCGAGCTCCTGGCCCAGGGGGCAGCAAAAAAGCCACCCCACAAAGAGCACGTTGAGCTGTGA
- the CES1 gene encoding liver carboxylesterase 1 isoform X2 yields the protein MMWLLALVLTSLTTSMTWGHPSSPPVVDTSQGKVLGKHVSVEGFAQPVAVFLGIPFARPPLGSLRFAPPQPAEPWNFVKNTTSYPPMCSQDAVGGQVLSDLFTNRKENISLKFSEDCLYLNIYTPADLRKKNRLPVMVWIHGGGLMVGGASTYGGLVLSAHENVVVVTIQYRLGIWGYFSTGDEHSRGNWGQLDQVAALRWVQENIANFGGNPGSVTIFGESAGGISVSILVLSPLAKNLFHRAISESGVALTTALVKKDMKDAAQQIAFFAGCKTTTSAVTVRCLRQKTEEELLEISRKMKFFTIDLYGDPRESHPFLPIVVDGVLLPKMPEEILAEKKFNFVPYIIGINKHEFGWLLPKLMGYPLSEGKLDQKTAMSLLWKSYPLIGIPEELIPLAAEKYLEGTDDPVKKKDLFLEALGDVIFGVPSVTVARYHRDAGAPTYMYEFQYHPSFSSDMKPKTLIGDHGDELFSVFGAPFLKGGASEEEVRLSKTMMKFWANFARSGNPNGEGLPSWPAYDQKEGYLQIGATTQPAQKLKDKEVAFWTELLAQGAAKKPPHKEHVEL from the exons GGCACCCGTCCTCACCTCCTGTGGTGGACACCTCTCAAGGCAAAGTCCTGGGCAAGCACGTCAGCGTAGAAGGATTTGCACAGCCTGTGGCCGTCTTCCTGGGAATCCCTTTTGCCAGGCCTCCTCTTGGATCCCTGAGGTTTGCTCCACCACAGCCTGCAGAGCCATGGAACTTCGTGAAGAATACCACCTCCTACCCTCCTAT GTGCTCCCAGGATGCAGTGGGAGGGCAGGTGCTGTCAGACCTCTTTACCAAcaggaaggaaaacatttctctCAAGTTTTCCGAAGACTGCCTGTACCTAAATATTTACACTCCTGCTGACTTGAGGAAGAAGAACAGGCTGCCG GTGATGGTGTGGATCCACGGAGGGGGTCTGATGGTGGGCGGAGCATCAACCTATGGTGGACTGGTCCTCTCTGCCCATGAAAATGTGGTGGTGGTGACCATTCAGTACCGCCTGGGCATCTGGGGATACTTCAG CACAGGGGACGAACACAGCCGGGGAAACTGGGGTCAGTTGGACCAGGTGGCCGCACTTCGCTGGGTCCAGGAGAACATTGCCAACTTTGGAGGGAACCCGGGTTCTGTCACTATCTTCGGAGAGTCAGCAGGAGGTATCAGCGTCTCTATTCTT GTGTTATCTCCACTGGCCAAGAACCTCTTCCACCGGGCCATCTCCGAGAGTGGCGTGGCCCTCACTACTGCCCTGGTCAAGAAAGACATGAAGGATGCAGCTCAG CAAATTGCTTTCTTTGCTGGGTGTAAAACCACCACCTCGGCTGTCACTGTTCGCTGCCTGCGccagaagacagaagaggagCTCCTGGAGATATCGCGGAAGATG AAATTTTTCACTATTGATTTATATGGAGACCCCAGAGAG AGCCATCCCTTCCTGCCCATCGTGGTGGACGGAGTACTGTTACCAAAGATGCCTGAAGAGATTCTGGCAGAAAAGAAATTCAACTTTGTTCCCTATATCATCGGAATCAACAAGCATGAGTTTGGTTGGCTTCTTCCAAAG CTGATGGGTTACCCACTCTCTGAAGGCAAGCTGGACCAGAAGACAGCCATGTCACTCCTGTGGAAGTCTTACCCGCTTATT GGCATCCCTGAGGAATTGATTCCACTGGCCGCTGAGAAGTATTTAGAAGGGACAGATGACCCTGTCAAAAAGAAAGACCTGTTCTTGGAAGCACTTGGAGATGTGATATTTGGTGTCCCATCTGTGACTGTGGCCCGTTACCACAGAG ATGCCGGAGCCCCCACGTACATGTATGAGTTCCAGTATCATCCAAGCTTCTCATCAGACATGAAACCCAAGACGTTGATAGGGGACCATGGCGATGAGCTGTTCTCAGTCTTCGGGGcaccatttttaaaag GAGGTGCTTCAGAAGAGGAGGTCAGACTCAGCAAGACGATGATGAAATTTTGGGCCAATTTTGCTCGGAGTGG GAACCCCAATGGGGAAGGACTGCCCTCTTGGCCGGCATATGACCAGAAGGAAGGGTATCTGCAGATTGGAGCCACCACTCAGCCGGCCCAGAAGCTGAAAGACAAGGAAGTGGCTTTCTGGACCGAGCTCCTGGCCCAGGGGGCAGCAAAAAAGCCACCCCACAAAGAGCACGTTGAGCTGTGA